The following proteins are encoded in a genomic region of Populus nigra chromosome 16, ddPopNigr1.1, whole genome shotgun sequence:
- the LOC133675548 gene encoding mitogen-activated protein kinase kinase kinase YODA-like: protein MPSWWGKSSSKEVKKKANKESFIDTLHRRFKSPSDGKLNGRPGGSRRRCSDTISERGSQSRAESRSPSPSPSSKHVSRCQSFAERPHAQPLPLPGVHPASVGRTDSGIGISTKPRLQKGAKSSLYLPPPRPGCIRNKSNPTDLDGDLATTSVFSESSTDSEDPADSSQRSPLATDYDLGTRTIASSPSSAMFKDHCATVSQVNSREAKKPANLSFGNHTSPTSPKRRPISSHVPNLQVPKHGSFCSAPDSYMSSPSRSPMRAFGAEQVINSAFWAGKPYPDVNLLGSGHCSSPGSGYNSGHNSMGGDMSGQLFWQQSRGSPECSPIPSPRMTSPGPSSRVQSGAVTPIHPRAGGTIESQTSWPDDGKQQSHRLPLPPVTVSSPSPFSHSNSAAASPSVPRSPGRAENPTSPGSRWKKGKLLGRGTFGHVYLGFNSESGEMCAMKEVTLFSDDAKSKESAKQLMQEISLLSRFQHPNIVQYYGSETVGDRLYIYLEYVSGGSIYKLLQEYGQLGELVIRSYTQQILSGLAFLHSKSTVHRDIKGANILVDPNGRVKLADFGMAKHITGQSCPLSFKGSPYWMAPEVIKNSNGCNLAVDIWSLGCTVLEMATTKPPWSQFEGVAAMFKIGNSKDLPEIPEDLSNEGKDFVRQCLQRNPVHRPTASQLLEHPFVKLAAPLERPILCLDPTDPPPGVSNGVKILGINHARNFPTLDSERLAVHSSRVSKTGLHTSDLHIPRNISCPVSPIGSPLLHSRSPQHLNGRMSPSPIASPRTTSGSSTPLTGGTGAIPFNHLKHSVHFQEGFGNMQNHSNGIYVHGLAYHDSSPDLFRGMQPGSPIFSELVPCENDLIGKQLGRPTPGEPYDGQSVLADRVSRQLLRDHVKMKPSLDLSPNSPLPSRTGGI from the exons atGCCTTCATGGTGGGGAAAGTCATCATCTAAAGAAGTGAAGAAGAAAGCAAACAAGGAAAGTTTTATTGATACATTACACAGAAGATTTAAGAGTCCATCTGATGGTAAGCTAAATGGTAGACCTGGAGGTTCTCGAAGACGCTGCAGTGACACTATCTCAGAGAGGGGTTCTCAATCTCGAGCAGAATCAAGATCGCCATCACCATCACCTTCATCAAAACATGTTTCTAGGTGTCAAAGTTTTGCTGAGAGGCCCCATGCCCAACCACTTCCCCTTCCTGGTGTGCACCCTGCAAGTGTGGGGCGTACAGACTCTGGAATTGGTATATCAACAAAACCAAGATTGCAAAAGGGTGCAAAGTCATCATTGTATTTGCCTCCCCCAAGACCTGGATGCATTCGCAATAAGTCGAATCCAACAGATTTAGATGGGGATTTGGCCACTACTTCAGTTTTCAGTGAGAGCTCCACTGATAGTGAAGATCCTGCTGACTCAAGTCAACGTAGTCCTCTGGCAACTGACTATGACCTTGGGACCAGAACTATTGCTAGCAGCCCTTCCAG TGCAATGTTCAAGGATCACTGTGCTACCGTCAGCCAAGTGAACTCAAGAGAGGCAAAGAAACCAGCTAACCTTTCTTTTGGTAATCATACCTCCCCAACATCACCTAAACGGAGACCTATAAGCAGTCATGTGCCGAATCTACAGGTTCCAAAACATGGTTCTTTCTGCAGTGCTCCAGACAGCTACATGTCAAGTCCTTCCAGAAGTCCTATGAGAGCATTTGGCGCTGAGCAAGTCATAAACTCCGCTTTCTGGGCTGGGAAGCCATACCCAGACGTCAATTTACTAGGATCTGGCCACTGCTCCAGCCCTGGTTCAGGTTACAATTCTGGACATAATTCAATGGGAGGGGATATGTCAGGACAATTATTCTGGCAACAAAGCAGGGGTAGCCCTGAATGTTCTCCAATACCTAGTCCTAGAATGACCAGTCCTGGCCCCAGCTCCAGAGTCCAGAGTGGTGCTGTTACTCCAATTCATCCTAGAGCAGGAGGGACAATCGAGTCCCAGACAAGCTGGCCAGATGATGGGAAACAACAAAGTCACCGGCTACCCCTCCCTCCTGTAACAGTTTCCAGCCCCTCTCCCTTTTCTCATTCAAACTCGGCAGCAGCATCTCCTTCTGTGCCACGAAGTCCAGGAAGGGCAGAGAACCCAACAAGCCCTGGATCTCGCTGGAAAAAAGGAAAGCTGCTAGGTAGAGGCACATTTGGACATGTCTATCTTGGATTTAACAG TGAAAGTGGTGAAATGTGTGCAATGAAGGAGGTGACATTGTTTTCAGATGATgccaagtcaaaagaaagtgcTAAGCAGTTGATGCAG GAAATTTCTCTTTTAAGCCGCTTTCAGCACCCAAACATTGTGCAGTACTATGGATCTGAGACG GTTGGTGACCGACTTTATATATACTTGGAGTATGTATCTGGTGGGTCCATATATAAACTTCTCCAGGAGTATGGCCAGTTGGGTGAGCTAGTTATTCGCAGTTATACCCAGCAAATCTTGTCAGGACTTGCATTTTTGCATTCTAAAAGCACTGTCCATAG AGATATCAAAGGAGCAAACATACTTGTAGATCCGAATGGTCGTGTTAAATTAGCTGATTTTGGCATGGCAAAACAT ATCACTGGGCAGTCATGTCCACTATCATTCAAGGGAAGCCCTTATTGGATGGCCCCTGAG GTTATAAAGAACTCAAATGGCTGTAATCTTGCTGTGGATATATGGAGTCTTGGATGCACTGTTTTGGAGATGGCTACTACAAAACCACCTTGGAGCCAGTTTGAAGGG GTTGCTGCCATGTTTAAAATTGGAAATAGCAAGGATCTCCCAGAAATTCCAGAGGACCTCTCGAATGAAGGGAAGGACTTTGTTAGGCAATGTTTGCAACGCAATCCAGTACATCGTCCTACAGCTTCCCAGCTTTTAGAGCATCCTTTTGTAAAATTAGCTGCTCCTTTGGAAAGACCTATTCTGTGCCTTGATCCTACAGATCCACCTCCTGGGGTTTCAAATGGAGTTAAAATTCTG GGCATTAATCATGCAAGAAATTTTCCCACCTTGGATTCAGAGAGGCTTGCAGTTCATTCATCTAGAGTTTCAAAAACTGGTCTACATACCAG TGATTTACACATTCCAAGGAACATATCATGCCCTGTTTCTCCCATTGGAAGCCCTCTTTTGCATTCAAGGTCACCACAACATCTGAATGGAAGAATGTCTCCTTCACCCATAGCTAGCCCACGGACCACTTCTGGCTCATCCACACCTCTGACAGGTGGCACTGGTGCTATACCTTTTAATCACTTGAAGCATTCAGTTCACTTCCAAGAGGGTTTTGGAAACATGCAAAATCACTCAAATGGTATATATGTCCATGGCTTGGCTTATCATGATTCCAGTCCTGATCTGTTTCGAGGAATGCAGCCAGGTTCTCCCATCTTCTCAGAGCTGGTTCCATGTGAAAATGATCTCATAGGAAAGCAGCTTGGAAGGCCTACTCCAGGGGAACCTTATGATGGACAATCAGTGTTGGCTGATCGAGTGTCTCGGCAGCTTTTGAGGGATCATGTGAAAATGAAACCATCCCTGGATCTAAGTCCCAATTCTCCTTTACCCAGTCGAACTGGAGGTATATAA